The Chloracidobacterium sp. genome includes a window with the following:
- the lepB gene encoding signal peptidase I gives MADDAIHPKQDDTAETTKPKRSELREFIEMIITTLIMALFGITFVVRSVNVPTGSMNNAIYSGDFLLVNKFIFGYEGGVPLDGWTPHRPIRRGDIIVFKFPQSEDQNYVKRVIGLPGETIEIRGQRVYINGKELPETRIIAENDLEDGGRLNVLEEYPVEGAQWKVYYRPGSDFEYEGREDEPLAETPLPSGRYRDYKNEPHYGIGRPFKIPEGCYFTMGDNRDNSLDSRYWGPVPRDYVIGRPLFVYASFDPNPQASLGERLGSFFSKGRWKRLGALVK, from the coding sequence ATGGCCGACGACGCAATCCATCCTAAGCAGGATGACACGGCTGAAACTACGAAGCCCAAACGCTCCGAGCTGCGTGAGTTCATTGAGATGATCATCACGACGCTCATTATGGCCCTGTTTGGAATTACCTTTGTTGTTCGGTCGGTGAACGTTCCGACCGGCTCGATGAACAACGCGATTTACTCTGGCGACTTTTTGCTCGTTAACAAATTCATCTTCGGCTATGAGGGCGGCGTCCCGCTGGACGGCTGGACGCCCCACCGACCGATTCGGCGCGGCGACATCATTGTGTTCAAGTTCCCGCAAAGCGAAGACCAGAACTACGTCAAGCGCGTCATCGGCCTGCCCGGCGAAACCATCGAGATTCGCGGGCAGCGGGTTTACATCAACGGCAAGGAACTGCCCGAAACACGCATCATCGCCGAAAACGACCTCGAAGACGGCGGGCGGCTCAATGTTTTAGAGGAGTATCCGGTGGAAGGCGCGCAGTGGAAAGTCTATTACCGTCCCGGCTCGGATTTTGAGTATGAAGGTCGTGAGGACGAACCGTTGGCGGAGACACCGTTGCCGAGCGGACGTTACCGCGACTACAAAAATGAGCCGCACTACGGCATTGGGCGGCCGTTCAAGATTCCCGAAGGCTGTTACTTCACCATGGGTGACAACCGCGACAACAGTCTGGACAGCCGGTACTGGGGGCCGGTACCACGCGATTATGTCATCGGACGGCCGCTGTTCGTCTATGCCTCGTTTGACCCCAATCCGCAGGCGTCGCTGGGCGAACGGCTTGGCTCGTTTTTCTCCAAGGGTCGCTGGAAGCGGCTCGGCGCGCTGGTGAAATAG